Proteins from one Arthrobacter sp. DNA4 genomic window:
- a CDS encoding CHY zinc finger protein: MRIFGKTVDDQTRCIHYHTDVDVIAIKFKCCLRYYPCHLCHEEEADHPTQTWPRNEWAEPAVLCGVCKGEMSINAYLATTSCPNCAARLNERCAAHRHFYFQS; encoded by the coding sequence ATGAGGATCTTCGGGAAGACCGTAGACGACCAAACCCGCTGCATTCACTATCACACTGACGTAGATGTGATAGCCATAAAGTTCAAGTGCTGTCTTCGGTACTATCCCTGCCATCTCTGTCACGAGGAGGAGGCAGACCACCCGACCCAAACATGGCCAAGGAACGAGTGGGCAGAGCCAGCAGTGCTGTGCGGTGTATGCAAAGGCGAGATGTCCATAAACGCTTATCTGGCGACCACATCGTGCCCCAACTGTGCCGCTCGACTGAACGAGCGGTGTGCCGCCCACAGGCATTTTTACTTCCAGAGCTGA
- a CDS encoding amino acid transporter, whose amino-acid sequence MTTPSDHVVPAHVDLKQAPGPDRNPLVRWLLANQVAPSGPEAKEDHKPNAWWKVMCLTGVDYFSTLSYLPGIAALAAGALSPLATLLIVALTLLGMLPMYRRVAQESPHGQGSVAMLEKLLPFWRGKFFVLLLLGFVATSWIITITLSGADASVHLLENPLIPEALKGGAVIITVVLLLILGGVFLLGFNEAVGVAIPLVAIYLLLNAAVVVAGFIHLAADPSLVVSWTDRLLSSGGGPMGLVSPAIIAFPLLVLGLSGFETGVSMMPLIKSSGSTPDDVMASRVRNTRKLLTTAALIMSVYLMSTSFLTTVMIPPSEFQDGGQANGRALAFLAHELFGAGFGTVYDISSALILWFAGASAMAGLINIVPRYLPAYGMAPEWGRAVRPVVLVYTVVSIGITIAFKADVNAQAGAYATGILAMMVSGAVAVTVSAIRRRSRASAVGFTVLTLILLYALADNVIEKPDGLLISAFFIGGIIAVSLVSRVTRTTELRVDTIEFDQPARQFITDSIAYDRELHIIANKRQTGDGTEYAEKEFEQRGLNPVPGPADVIFLEVEISDPSEFSHTLRVEGIEVDGYRVLRVQSPAVPNAIAAVLLALRDSTGVMPQCYFEWSEGSPVNHLMRYLFLGQGDTPPLVREILRETEPDKAARPGIHVG is encoded by the coding sequence ATGACAACCCCCTCTGACCACGTCGTCCCCGCGCATGTTGACCTCAAGCAGGCACCTGGCCCGGACCGCAATCCTCTGGTGCGCTGGCTGCTCGCCAACCAGGTGGCTCCCAGCGGCCCGGAGGCCAAGGAGGACCACAAGCCCAACGCCTGGTGGAAGGTCATGTGCCTGACCGGCGTCGACTACTTCTCCACACTGTCCTACCTGCCCGGCATTGCAGCCCTGGCCGCTGGGGCGCTGTCGCCGCTGGCCACTTTGCTGATCGTGGCCCTGACACTGCTGGGTATGCTGCCCATGTACCGCAGGGTCGCCCAGGAAAGCCCCCATGGTCAAGGATCGGTGGCCATGCTGGAGAAACTACTGCCATTCTGGCGCGGCAAGTTCTTCGTCCTGCTGCTCCTGGGCTTCGTGGCAACCTCGTGGATCATTACCATCACGCTCTCGGGCGCCGACGCCTCAGTCCACCTGCTGGAAAACCCCTTGATCCCCGAAGCCCTCAAAGGCGGAGCAGTAATCATCACGGTGGTCCTGCTGCTGATTTTGGGCGGAGTGTTCCTGCTGGGATTCAATGAAGCCGTCGGGGTCGCCATCCCGCTGGTTGCCATCTACCTGCTGCTTAACGCCGCCGTCGTGGTGGCCGGATTCATTCACCTCGCGGCCGACCCGTCCCTGGTGGTAAGCTGGACAGACCGGCTGCTCTCCAGTGGCGGCGGCCCGATGGGGCTGGTCAGCCCGGCCATCATCGCCTTCCCGTTGCTGGTCCTGGGCCTGTCAGGGTTCGAAACCGGGGTTTCCATGATGCCGCTGATCAAGTCCTCCGGAAGCACGCCGGACGACGTCATGGCTTCACGGGTCAGGAATACCCGCAAGCTGCTCACCACCGCTGCACTGATCATGAGCGTCTACCTCATGTCCACCAGCTTCCTGACCACCGTCATGATCCCGCCCAGCGAGTTCCAGGACGGCGGCCAAGCCAACGGACGGGCCTTGGCATTCCTGGCCCACGAACTCTTCGGCGCCGGATTCGGCACCGTCTATGACATCTCCAGCGCCTTGATCCTCTGGTTCGCCGGCGCGTCTGCAATGGCCGGGCTCATCAACATCGTGCCCCGCTACCTGCCCGCCTATGGCATGGCGCCCGAGTGGGGCCGCGCCGTCAGGCCTGTTGTGCTGGTCTACACCGTGGTGAGCATCGGCATCACGATCGCCTTCAAGGCGGACGTGAACGCCCAAGCCGGTGCCTACGCCACAGGGATCCTGGCCATGATGGTCTCGGGGGCGGTCGCCGTCACCGTCTCGGCCATCCGGCGTCGCAGCCGGGCCAGCGCCGTGGGCTTCACCGTACTGACCCTGATCCTGCTTTACGCCTTGGCCGATAACGTCATCGAAAAGCCGGACGGCCTCCTTATCTCCGCGTTCTTCATCGGCGGCATCATCGCTGTCTCCCTGGTCTCCCGCGTTACCCGGACCACCGAACTGCGGGTCGACACCATCGAATTCGACCAACCCGCACGCCAGTTCATTACCGATTCCATCGCGTACGACCGGGAACTCCACATCATCGCGAACAAACGCCAGACCGGGGACGGGACGGAATACGCCGAGAAGGAGTTCGAGCAGCGCGGGCTGAACCCCGTCCCCGGCCCCGCCGACGTCATCTTCCTGGAAGTTGAGATATCCGACCCCTCGGAATTCAGCCACACGCTCCGGGTCGAGGGCATCGAGGTTGACGGCTACCGGGTCCTCCGCGTGCAGTCCCCCGCCGTGCCGAACGCCATCGCAGCAGTCCTGCTGGCCCTCCGGGACTCGACCGGGGTCATGCCGCAGTGCTACTTCGAATGGTCTGAGGGCAGCCCGGTCAACCACCTCATGCGCTACCTGTTCCTTGGCCAGGGCGATACGCCTCCGCTGGTGCGGGAAATCCTCCGCGAGACGGAACCTGACAAGGCGGCCAGGCCCGGCATTCATGTGGGTTGA
- a CDS encoding 4a-hydroxytetrahydrobiopterin dehydratase produces MTDPQRKLSAAELAEAGLTGWRVTGEALAATFRTRKFSTGLELVNRIGASAEEANHHPDLTLTYPEVGVTLSSHDVGGITSRDIDLARTISGHAADLGVAATE; encoded by the coding sequence ATGACTGATCCCCAACGGAAGCTGTCCGCCGCCGAGCTCGCCGAGGCCGGGCTCACGGGGTGGCGCGTGACCGGCGAGGCCCTCGCCGCCACCTTCAGGACCCGGAAGTTCTCCACCGGGCTGGAGCTCGTGAACCGCATCGGCGCCTCCGCCGAGGAGGCCAACCACCACCCTGACCTCACGCTTACCTACCCCGAGGTCGGCGTCACGCTCTCGAGCCACGACGTCGGCGGGATTACCAGCCGCGACATCGACCTGGCCCGCACTATCAGCGGCCACGCCGCGGACCTCGGGGTCGCCGCCACGGAGTGA
- a CDS encoding SRPBCC family protein → MTAPVHQPLNARGKLASSLPAEQLAEITELFALRRTGYSLDAPFYTDSTIFKIDMEAIFGQHWIFAASTAELPEPGDYVTVDYGPYSLIVLRNDDGGVNVLHNVCRHRGARVLTEPTGSTGNLVCGYHSWTYSPSGDLIHASAPGETKFDKSCFGLKRAHGREVAGLIFVCIADEPPTDFDETSKIFEPYLAPHDLSKTKIAYQQNIIEEGNWKLVMENNRECYHCDGHPELACSLFPTWGLTEGLIPAHLEEVWDRNKQAQSSLEERCRRYGLPYEVVEELDTRIAGIRISRESLDGEGESFSPDGRRLSKKLLGDLPDFRLGRCSMHLQPNSWFHFLGDHVITFGVFPINEHQSLVRTTWLVADDAEEGVDYDLEKLTYTWKQTNLQDKAFVELCQQGAGSPAYQPGPYMKSEYQVEAFINWYVQRVQEHLA, encoded by the coding sequence ATGACTGCTCCAGTGCACCAGCCCCTCAACGCACGCGGAAAACTCGCTTCATCCTTGCCTGCAGAGCAGCTGGCGGAGATCACTGAGTTGTTTGCATTGCGTCGCACGGGATATTCACTCGACGCCCCTTTCTATACGGACTCCACGATTTTCAAAATCGACATGGAAGCCATCTTTGGCCAGCACTGGATTTTTGCAGCGAGCACCGCTGAACTTCCGGAGCCCGGCGACTACGTCACGGTCGACTATGGGCCCTACTCGCTGATCGTGCTGCGCAACGACGATGGCGGCGTGAACGTCCTGCACAACGTGTGCCGGCACCGCGGTGCCCGCGTCCTGACTGAACCCACCGGGTCAACGGGAAACCTGGTTTGCGGATACCACTCCTGGACTTATTCACCCAGCGGCGATCTGATCCACGCCTCGGCACCGGGAGAAACGAAGTTCGATAAGAGCTGCTTCGGGCTCAAGCGGGCCCACGGCCGCGAGGTGGCTGGGCTTATCTTCGTATGCATCGCTGACGAGCCGCCGACCGACTTCGATGAAACCTCAAAAATCTTTGAGCCCTACCTCGCGCCCCACGATCTGTCGAAGACGAAAATTGCCTACCAGCAGAACATCATCGAAGAGGGCAACTGGAAGCTCGTCATGGAGAACAACCGTGAGTGCTACCACTGCGACGGCCACCCTGAGCTCGCCTGCTCGCTCTTCCCCACCTGGGGCCTCACCGAGGGCCTCATCCCGGCCCACCTTGAGGAAGTATGGGACCGGAACAAGCAGGCGCAGTCATCCCTTGAGGAGCGCTGCCGCCGCTATGGTCTTCCCTACGAGGTGGTCGAGGAGCTTGACACCCGCATCGCGGGCATCCGCATCTCCCGCGAATCACTCGACGGAGAGGGCGAATCATTCTCTCCGGACGGCCGCAGGCTCTCCAAGAAGCTGCTCGGCGATCTGCCGGACTTCCGGCTTGGCCGATGCTCGATGCACCTGCAGCCCAACAGCTGGTTCCACTTCCTGGGCGACCACGTCATCACGTTCGGCGTCTTCCCCATCAACGAGCACCAGTCACTGGTACGCACCACCTGGCTGGTAGCGGACGACGCCGAAGAAGGCGTCGATTACGACCTCGAGAAGCTCACGTACACCTGGAAGCAGACAAACCTGCAGGACAAGGCGTTTGTTGAGCTCTGCCAGCAGGGTGCCGGGAGCCCCGCCTACCAGCCCGGCCCCTACATGAAGAGCGAATACCAGGTCGAGGCTTTCATTAACTGGTACGTACAGCGTGTGCAGGAGCACCTGGCATGA
- a CDS encoding nuclear transport factor 2 family protein, translating into MADSDDFLAWVRSTLYEAELALHNGDAGPRRAIWSRNEPVSVLGAWRNALGRQELDDLFTGLARQFSNCTSYRFELMAYDVVGDIAYTAGLEHTSASVDGEPRSYTLRATQIYRREDGHWKVAHRHGDTVTS; encoded by the coding sequence ATGGCTGACTCCGATGACTTTCTGGCCTGGGTACGGTCGACCCTTTACGAGGCGGAATTGGCGCTCCACAACGGCGACGCCGGACCACGCCGAGCCATTTGGTCCCGCAATGAGCCCGTGAGCGTCCTTGGCGCCTGGCGCAACGCGCTGGGTCGGCAGGAGCTCGATGACCTGTTCACCGGTCTCGCCAGACAGTTCTCCAACTGCACTTCCTACCGCTTCGAGCTGATGGCGTACGACGTGGTCGGGGACATTGCCTACACCGCCGGCCTGGAGCACACCTCCGCCTCCGTAGACGGCGAGCCGCGGAGCTACACCCTCCGGGCAACCCAGATCTACCGGCGCGAGGACGGCCATTGGAAGGTAGCCCACCGCCACGGCGATACAGTCACTTCCTGA
- the fdhA gene encoding formaldehyde dehydrogenase, glutathione-independent: MSGNRAVAYKEPGVVEIIDTDYPTFELKDGPGVNPANVGRKVPHGAILRTVTTNICGSDQHMVRGRTTAPQNLVLGHEITGEVVEVGPDVEFIKVGDIVSVPFNISCGRCRNCKERKTGICLNVNPDRPGSAYGYVDMGGWVGGQAEYVLVPYADWNLLRFPDRDQALEKILDLTMLSDIFPTGFHGAVTAGVGVGSTVYVAGAGPVGLAAAVGAQLLGAAVVIVGDMNEDRLAQARSFGCETVNVTKGDPKEQIEQILGVPEVDCGVDAVGFEARGHGKDASHEAPATVLNSLMDITAAGGALGIPGLYVTGDPGGIDEAAKHGSLSLSLGTGWAKSLSFTTGQCPVMKYNRQLMMAILHDKVQIAKAVNAKAIPLEDAPRGYAEFDAGAATKFVLNPNGYVKA; this comes from the coding sequence ATGTCAGGAAACAGAGCAGTTGCCTACAAGGAACCCGGCGTCGTCGAAATCATCGACACGGACTATCCGACGTTCGAACTCAAGGACGGCCCGGGCGTAAACCCGGCGAACGTTGGCCGCAAGGTACCCCATGGCGCGATCCTCCGCACGGTGACCACCAACATCTGCGGCTCGGACCAGCACATGGTCCGGGGGCGCACCACCGCTCCGCAGAACCTGGTCCTTGGCCACGAAATCACTGGCGAAGTGGTGGAGGTGGGGCCCGACGTCGAATTCATCAAAGTGGGCGACATTGTCTCCGTGCCGTTCAATATCTCCTGCGGCCGCTGCCGAAATTGCAAGGAACGAAAGACCGGCATCTGCCTGAACGTCAACCCGGACCGCCCGGGCAGCGCCTACGGCTACGTCGACATGGGAGGCTGGGTGGGCGGACAGGCCGAGTATGTACTGGTCCCCTACGCCGACTGGAACCTGCTGCGCTTCCCGGACCGGGACCAGGCCCTGGAAAAGATCCTGGACCTGACCATGCTCTCGGACATCTTCCCCACCGGCTTCCACGGGGCCGTGACCGCCGGCGTCGGTGTTGGCTCCACCGTTTACGTGGCAGGCGCCGGACCGGTGGGCCTTGCTGCGGCCGTAGGCGCGCAGCTCCTTGGCGCCGCCGTCGTGATTGTGGGCGACATGAATGAAGACCGCCTGGCGCAGGCGAGGTCGTTCGGCTGCGAAACCGTCAACGTGACGAAGGGCGACCCGAAGGAACAGATTGAACAGATCCTGGGGGTTCCCGAGGTGGACTGTGGCGTGGACGCCGTCGGCTTCGAAGCCCGCGGCCACGGAAAGGATGCCTCCCACGAGGCGCCTGCCACCGTCCTGAATTCCCTTATGGACATCACGGCCGCCGGCGGCGCCCTTGGCATTCCCGGCCTTTACGTGACCGGGGATCCCGGTGGAATTGATGAAGCAGCCAAGCACGGCTCCCTCTCACTGTCCTTGGGCACCGGCTGGGCGAAGTCCTTGTCCTTCACTACGGGCCAGTGCCCGGTGATGAAGTACAACCGTCAACTGATGATGGCCATCCTCCATGACAAGGTCCAGATTGCAAAGGCCGTCAACGCCAAGGCCATCCCGCTCGAAGATGCCCCCCGCGGCTATGCCGAATTTGACGCCGGAGCGGCGACAAAGTTCGTGCTGAACCCCAACGGCTATGTGAAGGCTTAG
- a CDS encoding biotin transporter BioY yields MSHQTTSTSAPRRPAENNPRTPRPLWDAQSLALISVFAALIAASAIIPGIPVGGFGVPITLQTLAIMVTGLVLGGSRAAAAVALYLLLAFAGLPIFSGGRAGLAVLAGGSAGYIVGFLLAALLVGIAAEQIIRRLPAKRRGLWLFLAAVVVTVVASHLLGVLGMMVILKLSWQAAFASDLIFYPGDILKDALASAAAVAVHRAFPDILVRRVK; encoded by the coding sequence ATGAGCCACCAGACGACCTCGACGTCGGCACCGCGCCGCCCCGCCGAGAACAACCCCCGCACGCCGCGTCCATTGTGGGATGCGCAGTCGCTGGCGCTTATCTCCGTGTTCGCAGCGTTGATCGCGGCCTCGGCGATCATCCCCGGCATTCCCGTGGGCGGCTTCGGGGTGCCGATCACGCTGCAGACCCTCGCCATCATGGTGACGGGCCTCGTCCTTGGCGGATCACGTGCCGCCGCAGCGGTAGCGCTCTACCTGCTCCTTGCGTTCGCCGGGCTGCCGATCTTCTCGGGCGGCCGGGCTGGCCTGGCCGTCCTCGCCGGCGGATCCGCCGGATACATCGTGGGGTTCCTCCTCGCCGCCCTGCTCGTTGGCATAGCCGCCGAGCAAATCATCCGGCGCCTCCCCGCCAAACGGCGCGGCCTTTGGCTCTTCCTCGCCGCGGTCGTGGTCACCGTGGTCGCATCGCACCTGCTCGGCGTACTCGGCATGATGGTCATCCTCAAGCTGTCATGGCAGGCTGCCTTCGCCAGTGACCTCATCTTCTACCCGGGCGACATCCTGAAGGACGCACTGGCATCCGCTGCCGCGGTAGCCGTCCACAGGGCCTTCCCCGACATCCTCGTGCGCCGAGTGAAGTAA
- a CDS encoding CsbD family protein, producing MGLGDKIDNAAEKAGGKAKEAAGAASGDESLRAEGQADQAKGDLKQAGEKVKDAFKH from the coding sequence ATGGGACTGGGTGACAAGATTGATAACGCTGCCGAGAAGGCGGGCGGCAAGGCCAAGGAAGCTGCCGGCGCAGCCAGCGGCGATGAGAGCCTGCGGGCCGAAGGCCAGGCAGACCAGGCCAAGGGTGACTTGAAGCAGGCCGGCGAAAAGGTCAAGGATGCTTTCAAGCACTGA
- a CDS encoding YdeI/OmpD-associated family protein, with protein MKFTTTLRGSGNKVGIEVPEDVVRALDAGKRPPVVVTLNGKSYRSTVAVMGGLNMIGLSAANRELTGTSAGEVVEVDLELDTQPRSVDVPADLAAALDSDPEAKAFYQTLSYSSQRRYVEPIAVSKTAETRSRRIAKVVSDLKARRK; from the coding sequence ATGAAATTTACCACTACCCTTCGAGGGAGCGGCAACAAGGTGGGCATCGAGGTTCCCGAGGACGTCGTTCGGGCGCTTGATGCCGGAAAGCGGCCGCCCGTGGTCGTGACTCTCAACGGAAAGAGTTACCGCAGTACCGTCGCGGTGATGGGCGGGCTCAACATGATCGGGCTCAGCGCCGCCAACCGGGAGCTTACCGGTACGTCGGCCGGGGAAGTCGTGGAGGTGGACCTGGAGTTGGACACCCAGCCGCGGAGCGTCGACGTTCCGGCAGACCTTGCCGCCGCCTTGGATTCCGACCCCGAAGCGAAAGCTTTCTACCAAACGCTGAGCTACAGCAGCCAGCGCCGCTACGTGGAACCGATTGCAGTGTCTAAGACCGCAGAGACGCGGTCACGCCGGATCGCAAAGGTTGTAAGTGACCTGAAGGCCCGCAGAAAGTAG
- a CDS encoding ferredoxin reductase, with protein sequence MTELLIETPVREPQRIRGLEMPWNRVMGSTEAPARAARALGPWHPQEFMAECVETIPEAGGMMTLVFRRCDGAPLAFRAGQYVNIAFPVNGEEHEPVDRSYSLSSSPTEPWTFSVTVKRDPGGLVSPWVHDNVRPGTVLDMLGPVGAFHLPDADRRARYLFLAAGAGITPIMSMLRTIHSLPGTANVVVLYHGAEAGGFAFHRELAYIASVDPRVKVFYALGDRGRPEEWEGFSGRLSSAMIEEVAPDANGRQVYACGPEGYLNTATELLKKVGVDDTSIYMEFFSGDRKTLLEYQAEIALASDIAEEIAEEIADSAEDYYESQPSAFGLYEPGYDAEGTLKASGLPLEIVEPEAPSSEAGKGTSEADSAAPSPDASSFDTVGTGSLTLSFMRTGINVRIDPEEHILGAAQRAGVRIGANCKEGMCGSCKVVKLSGEVEMNHQGGIRKREIDAGKFLPCCSTAQTDLVIDA encoded by the coding sequence ATGACGGAACTCCTTATCGAGACACCGGTCCGGGAACCCCAGCGCATCCGCGGTCTTGAAATGCCGTGGAACAGGGTGATGGGCAGCACTGAAGCGCCCGCCCGCGCCGCCCGTGCCTTGGGGCCCTGGCATCCGCAGGAGTTCATGGCGGAATGCGTCGAGACCATCCCCGAGGCCGGCGGCATGATGACGTTAGTGTTCCGCCGCTGCGACGGTGCGCCCCTGGCGTTCCGTGCGGGCCAGTACGTAAACATTGCCTTCCCGGTGAACGGTGAGGAGCACGAGCCGGTGGACCGCAGCTACTCGCTGTCCAGTTCGCCCACGGAACCGTGGACCTTCAGCGTCACCGTCAAACGCGACCCGGGCGGACTGGTGTCGCCGTGGGTGCACGACAATGTCAGGCCCGGCACTGTCCTGGACATGCTGGGACCCGTGGGGGCCTTCCACCTGCCGGATGCCGACCGGCGCGCGCGCTACCTCTTCCTGGCCGCGGGCGCGGGCATCACCCCCATCATGTCGATGCTGCGGACCATTCACTCGCTGCCCGGGACCGCCAACGTGGTGGTGCTCTACCACGGCGCCGAAGCCGGCGGCTTTGCCTTCCACCGGGAGCTGGCCTATATCGCTTCCGTTGACCCGCGCGTCAAGGTTTTCTATGCCCTGGGCGACCGCGGCAGGCCTGAGGAGTGGGAGGGCTTCAGCGGACGGCTGAGCTCGGCAATGATCGAGGAGGTGGCCCCCGACGCCAACGGCCGACAGGTCTACGCCTGCGGCCCGGAGGGTTACCTGAACACCGCTACTGAACTGCTCAAGAAGGTGGGCGTCGACGACACCTCGATTTATATGGAGTTCTTCTCCGGAGATCGCAAAACCCTCCTTGAATACCAGGCAGAGATCGCACTGGCATCGGACATCGCGGAGGAAATTGCCGAGGAAATCGCAGACTCGGCTGAGGACTACTACGAAAGCCAGCCCTCAGCGTTCGGGCTATACGAACCCGGCTATGACGCTGAGGGTACCTTGAAGGCATCCGGGCTGCCGCTGGAAATTGTCGAGCCGGAGGCGCCCTCGAGCGAAGCCGGTAAGGGTACTTCAGAGGCGGATTCCGCGGCCCCGTCCCCCGATGCGTCAAGCTTTGACACCGTGGGGACGGGAAGCCTCACCCTTTCCTTCATGCGCACCGGCATCAATGTACGGATCGACCCCGAAGAACACATCCTGGGTGCGGCCCAGCGCGCGGGCGTCCGGATCGGTGCTAACTGCAAGGAAGGCATGTGCGGCTCGTGCAAGGTGGTCAAGCTTTCGGGTGAGGTCGAAATGAACCACCAGGGCGGAATACGGAAGCGGGAAATCGATGCTGGCAAGTTCTTGCCCTGCTGTTCCACCGCTCAGACGGATCTGGTGATTGATGCCTAG
- a CDS encoding helix-turn-helix transcriptional regulator, which produces MVGRTMDAVGDLAYELVRLPDRGTYLKAASELLSKLFPCDGLAWNELDMQQVRAEVYARPGNHPFGDLARKLLEIRNDHPLVTSDVGDSMAGVWRPRRLSDIVSDREFYESRLYREGFREMRINRQLSLRTAQAGPGILHSWVMNRWNHDFSDREMDLAREIQPVLCLLDTAYSQPPTATNNPWRADEFGLTDREAEILALVAQGLKSTAVGHLLGISPRTVSKHLEHSYSKLRCTNRVDAVRLFTAAPSKAPGTGNFSVPA; this is translated from the coding sequence ATGGTGGGCAGAACAATGGATGCTGTTGGTGACCTTGCTTACGAACTCGTCCGGCTGCCGGACCGCGGGACCTATCTGAAAGCGGCCAGCGAGCTCCTGTCGAAGCTTTTCCCCTGCGATGGGCTGGCATGGAATGAGCTGGATATGCAGCAGGTCCGAGCGGAGGTCTACGCCCGCCCCGGGAACCACCCGTTCGGTGATCTTGCCCGGAAACTGCTTGAAATCCGAAACGACCATCCGCTCGTCACAAGCGACGTAGGCGATTCCATGGCCGGCGTGTGGCGCCCGCGGCGCCTCAGCGACATTGTTTCCGACCGGGAGTTCTACGAATCGAGGCTTTATCGTGAAGGCTTCCGGGAGATGCGGATTAACCGACAATTGTCGCTACGGACGGCACAGGCGGGCCCCGGAATATTGCACAGTTGGGTCATGAACCGCTGGAATCATGATTTCAGCGACAGGGAAATGGACCTTGCCAGGGAAATCCAGCCTGTGCTGTGCCTCCTCGACACGGCCTATTCACAGCCGCCAACTGCAACGAACAATCCGTGGCGTGCCGACGAGTTCGGTCTGACGGACCGCGAGGCAGAGATCCTTGCGCTTGTGGCGCAAGGCCTGAAAAGCACAGCTGTCGGCCACCTGCTGGGAATCAGCCCGCGGACTGTGTCCAAACACCTGGAACATTCCTACTCGAAGCTCCGGTGCACCAACCGCGTGGACGCCGTCAGGCTGTTTACAGCGGCCCCCAGCAAGGCCCCGGGTACCGGTAACTTCAGCGTCCCGGCGTGA
- a CDS encoding LysR family transcriptional regulator, which yields MIDPRLITLRVFARCGTVSGTAELTGYSPSAVSAQLRELQRVLGLQLLTKDGRGVRLTATGRFIVAGSDTLIADWESLRAAAMEAGDQVQSRFGLGGFSTAAAQLLAPLAATLRSTRPQLEVQVLEANPARCFDLLVAERIDLAVIVAMQSNTYSDDDLRFEQTVLLDDPLDVIIPSDHPFSSRETVTLEELASEPWITEAAGSTYHALFTAAFTAVGVTPRIAHEAVEWETQIAFVGAGLGVGLLPRLAPLHSAENVVRLRITGKGRPVRRIVAVARRGSIGSPLIQESLSILQTNAKRILAARPEDDL from the coding sequence ATGATTGATCCACGGCTTATAACGCTTCGCGTATTCGCCAGATGCGGCACTGTCAGCGGAACCGCGGAGCTTACGGGCTACTCTCCTTCCGCAGTCTCAGCCCAACTGCGTGAGCTCCAGCGCGTGCTCGGTTTGCAGCTGCTGACGAAGGACGGCCGGGGTGTCCGGCTGACCGCCACAGGCCGCTTCATCGTGGCGGGTTCGGACACCCTCATCGCGGATTGGGAGAGCCTGCGCGCGGCGGCAATGGAAGCCGGCGACCAAGTACAGTCCCGTTTCGGCCTCGGTGGATTTTCCACAGCTGCCGCGCAGTTGCTCGCCCCTCTGGCCGCCACCCTCCGCTCCACGCGCCCCCAGTTGGAGGTACAGGTACTCGAAGCCAACCCGGCCCGCTGCTTCGATTTGCTGGTGGCCGAGCGGATCGATCTTGCGGTCATAGTCGCCATGCAGTCCAACACCTACAGCGACGATGATTTGCGCTTCGAGCAGACCGTTCTGCTCGACGATCCCCTTGACGTGATCATTCCGTCCGACCATCCGTTCTCATCGCGGGAAACTGTGACGCTTGAAGAATTGGCCTCGGAACCCTGGATCACCGAAGCCGCCGGTTCCACTTACCACGCCCTTTTCACGGCCGCGTTCACCGCAGTTGGAGTGACCCCGCGGATTGCCCACGAGGCTGTGGAGTGGGAGACCCAGATCGCTTTCGTGGGTGCGGGGCTGGGCGTGGGCCTGCTGCCACGACTGGCGCCTCTCCATAGCGCAGAGAACGTGGTCCGGCTGCGCATAACCGGCAAAGGGCGGCCCGTCCGGCGGATCGTGGCTGTCGCGCGCCGAGGGAGTATCGGATCCCCCCTGATCCAGGAGTCACTCAGCATCCTGCAGACCAACGCCAAGCGGATCCTCGCCGCCCGCCCGGAAGACGACCTGTGA
- a CDS encoding rhodanese-like domain-containing protein, which yields MDQPHIVKDGTAACPCSSDPGSSHEPLTIDQLLLESRAGLERVQPSDLEKEMAAGALVVDTRPVDQRDRDGDLPGAVVIDRNVLEWRLDPSCPHRLPIADDPTRRIVVVCNEGYSSSLAAHTLQRLGLRRATDLIGGFQAWAALRADS from the coding sequence GTGGATCAGCCTCATATCGTCAAGGACGGCACCGCAGCCTGCCCATGCAGTTCAGATCCGGGCAGTTCGCATGAACCTCTTACAATTGACCAACTGCTGCTCGAGAGCCGCGCCGGGCTCGAGCGGGTCCAGCCATCAGACCTTGAGAAGGAGATGGCCGCGGGCGCACTTGTCGTTGACACCCGGCCCGTTGACCAGCGGGACCGCGACGGCGATCTACCGGGTGCGGTGGTTATTGACCGAAACGTTTTGGAGTGGCGGCTCGACCCTTCCTGCCCCCACCGGCTCCCCATCGCTGACGACCCCACCCGGCGGATAGTGGTGGTCTGCAATGAGGGCTACAGCTCCAGCCTGGCTGCACATACCCTGCAGCGGCTGGGTTTGCGCCGTGCGACCGACCTCATTGGCGGCTTCCAGGCCTGGGCTGCCCTGCGCGCAGATTCCTGA